One window from the genome of Bradyrhizobium xenonodulans encodes:
- a CDS encoding flavin-containing monooxygenase, whose translation MAETATKPNGSNGAHVTTKFDAVVVGAGVAGLYQLYRLREQGLKVRVIDAGAGVGGTWYWNRYPGARFDSESHIYQYLFSEELYRGWSWSEKYPGQPEIERWLNYVADRLDLRKDIQFGTIVKSAHFNEATQRWLVTTDGGDVIDTQFLITCCGMLSAPHVSFPGQETFKGQLFHTARWPREPIDFAGKRVGVIGNGATGIQVIQTIAGQVGHLKVFVRTPQYMIPMKNPKYSDEDAEAYKSKFQHLTERLPHTFTGFEYDFEHAWAGLSPERRREVIEDCWNDGSLKLWISSFAELFFDAEVNAEISDFVREKMRERLKDQKLCEALIPADYGFGTHRVPLEQNFLEAFHRPNVEIVSVKANPIERVTPTGIQTADGTIHELDVIVLATGFDAGTGALTRIDIRGRGGRSLKEDWSKDIRTTMGLQVHGYPNLFTTGVPLAPSAALCNMTTCLQQQVEWIDDCIRFVRTKNLKVVEPTKDAEDGWVAHHDEIANATLIAKTNSWYLGSNVEGKPRRVLSYCGGVGAYRQKCNEVAAGGYQGFTMN comes from the coding sequence ATGGCGGAAACGGCGACCAAACCCAATGGAAGCAATGGCGCGCATGTAACGACGAAATTCGACGCGGTGGTTGTTGGAGCCGGCGTCGCCGGGCTCTATCAGCTCTACCGTCTGCGCGAACAGGGATTGAAGGTCAGAGTGATTGACGCGGGCGCAGGCGTGGGCGGCACCTGGTATTGGAATCGGTATCCCGGCGCCCGCTTCGATTCAGAGAGCCACATCTACCAGTATCTGTTCTCCGAGGAGCTCTACAGGGGATGGAGCTGGAGCGAGAAATATCCCGGCCAGCCGGAAATCGAACGCTGGCTCAACTACGTCGCCGACCGCCTCGATCTGCGCAAGGACATCCAGTTCGGGACGATCGTCAAGAGCGCCCATTTCAACGAAGCCACACAGCGCTGGCTGGTCACGACCGACGGGGGTGACGTGATCGACACCCAGTTTCTGATCACCTGTTGCGGCATGCTCTCGGCCCCGCACGTGTCGTTTCCGGGACAGGAGACGTTCAAAGGGCAGTTGTTCCACACGGCGCGCTGGCCCAGGGAGCCGATCGACTTTGCCGGCAAGCGCGTCGGCGTCATCGGCAACGGCGCAACCGGCATCCAGGTCATCCAGACGATCGCCGGCCAGGTCGGTCATTTGAAAGTCTTTGTTCGCACGCCGCAATACATGATTCCGATGAAGAATCCCAAGTACAGCGACGAAGATGCAGAGGCCTACAAGTCGAAATTCCAGCACCTCACGGAGCGCCTGCCGCATACCTTCACCGGGTTCGAATACGATTTCGAGCACGCCTGGGCCGGACTATCGCCAGAACGGCGCCGGGAGGTGATCGAGGATTGCTGGAACGACGGCTCCCTGAAGCTATGGATCTCGTCCTTCGCCGAGTTGTTCTTCGACGCCGAAGTCAACGCCGAAATCTCGGACTTCGTGCGCGAGAAGATGCGCGAGCGACTGAAGGATCAGAAGCTGTGCGAAGCCTTGATTCCGGCCGACTACGGTTTCGGGACGCATCGGGTGCCACTGGAGCAGAACTTCCTCGAGGCCTTCCATCGCCCCAATGTCGAGATCGTCAGCGTCAAGGCCAATCCGATCGAACGCGTGACGCCCACGGGTATCCAAACCGCGGACGGGACGATCCACGAGCTCGACGTCATCGTTCTGGCGACTGGATTCGACGCCGGAACCGGCGCGTTGACGCGCATCGATATCAGGGGCCGCGGTGGGCGGTCGCTGAAGGAGGATTGGAGCAAGGATATCCGCACCACGATGGGCTTGCAGGTTCACGGCTATCCGAACCTGTTCACGACCGGGGTGCCCCTGGCTCCGTCGGCTGCGCTCTGCAACATGACGACCTGCCTCCAGCAGCAGGTCGAATGGATCGACGATTGCATCAGGTTCGTGCGTACGAAGAACCTGAAGGTGGTCGAGCCGACCAAGGATGCCGAAGACGGATGGGTGGCGCATCACGATGAGATCGCCAATGCGACGCTGATCGCGAAGACCAATTCCTGGTACCTGGGCTCGAACGTCGAAGGCAAACCGCGCCGCGTTCTGTCCTACTGCGGGGGCGTCGGCGCCTATCGGCAGAAATGCAACGAGGTCGCCGCCGGCGGCTACCAGGGTTTCACCATGAATTGA
- a CDS encoding helix-turn-helix transcriptional regulator: MGQFITIEELPRYAPGEMMLDSSAVGKADFRLRVFRYAPSDIWVPPTQDFLIVIYREGTTAMKRRVTGSWKQDRVGRGVTTLLTRAEASNWRWCHDIEVSHFYISPSLMAKTASEAFDRDAEAVELHDLLRIEDPVLTWIGDQMVREVSAGGPGGRLCYDAMALQASVHILRKYASVQFKLPCAQGRFRPAHARMIEDYIEQNIFRNITLDELASICHCTPVQFTRKFQVHYGMRPHAYVLTRKVKRACEYLRKDRLALKEIALLSGFSDQSHLNRIFRRHMSATPAEYRKQCTG, translated from the coding sequence ATGGGCCAGTTCATCACGATCGAGGAGCTGCCACGCTATGCTCCTGGCGAAATGATGCTGGACAGTTCGGCAGTGGGCAAAGCCGATTTTCGGCTGCGCGTGTTCCGCTATGCGCCATCAGACATCTGGGTGCCGCCGACCCAAGACTTTCTGATCGTGATCTATCGCGAAGGCACCACGGCGATGAAGCGCCGCGTGACCGGATCCTGGAAGCAGGATCGGGTCGGCCGCGGCGTCACGACACTGCTGACGCGGGCCGAAGCCTCGAACTGGCGATGGTGCCATGACATCGAGGTCAGTCATTTCTACATCTCGCCTAGTCTCATGGCGAAGACCGCAAGCGAGGCTTTTGACCGAGATGCCGAAGCCGTCGAGCTTCATGATCTGCTCAGGATCGAGGATCCAGTCCTGACCTGGATCGGTGACCAGATGGTACGGGAGGTTTCCGCAGGAGGTCCGGGCGGCCGGCTCTGCTACGACGCCATGGCACTTCAGGCGAGCGTCCACATCCTGCGAAAATATGCCTCAGTGCAGTTCAAGCTGCCCTGTGCGCAAGGGCGCTTCAGGCCGGCGCATGCACGGATGATCGAAGACTATATCGAGCAGAACATCTTCCGGAATATCACGCTCGACGAACTGGCCAGCATCTGCCACTGCACGCCGGTGCAGTTCACCCGCAAGTTCCAGGTGCATTATGGCATGCGCCCGCACGCCTACGTCCTCACCCGCAAGGTGAAGCGCGCCTGCGAATATCTGCGCAAGGACCGCCTTGCCCTGAAGGAGATCGCCCTGTTGAGCGGATTCTCCGACCAGAGCCATCTCAACCGGATCTTTCGCAGGCACATGAGTGCGACTCCAGCAGAATATCGCAAGCAATGCACCGGCTAG
- a CDS encoding phosphoenolpyruvate carboxykinase — translation MQETGVRNGAFGADKFGLKNLKQVHWNLGAPQLYQYALSAGEAVLSADGALCADTGEFTGRSPKDKFTVRDATTDKKMWWAGNQSITAEQFEALYQDFLKHAEGKSLFAQDLYGGADPAYRIKTRVFTELAWHSLFIRTLLIRPEAVELSSFTPELTIIDMPSFRADPKRHGCKSENVVAIDFARKIVLIGGSYYAGEMKKSVFTTLNYYLPERGVMPMHCSANVGAKGDTAIFFGLSGTGKTTLSADPNRTLIGDDEHGWGPNGVFNFEGGCYAKCIKLSQEAEPEIYAASTRFGAVLENCVLDEDTRVVDFDDGSKTENTRSAYPLDFIPNASRTGRAPQPKNVVMLAADAFGVLPPIAKLSPAQAMYHFLSGYTAKVAGTERGLGNEPQPEFSTCFGSPFLPLDPSVYGNMLRDLIAQHNVDCWLVNTGWTGGKYGTGSRMPIKVTRALLTAALDGSLRNVEFRTDKYFGFAVPTALPGVPSEILNPVNTWKDKDEFDKTARALVGMFQKNFAKFEAQVDAEVRAAAPDVKLAAE, via the coding sequence GTGCAAGAGACGGGCGTGCGCAACGGTGCCTTCGGCGCCGACAAATTCGGCTTAAAGAATCTCAAGCAGGTTCACTGGAACCTCGGTGCGCCGCAACTCTATCAATACGCGCTCTCCGCGGGCGAGGCGGTGCTCTCTGCCGACGGCGCGCTCTGCGCCGACACCGGCGAGTTCACAGGCCGCAGCCCGAAGGACAAGTTCACGGTGCGTGACGCCACCACCGACAAGAAGATGTGGTGGGCCGGCAACCAGTCGATCACCGCAGAGCAGTTCGAGGCGCTCTATCAGGACTTTCTCAAGCACGCCGAAGGCAAGAGCCTGTTCGCGCAGGACCTCTATGGCGGCGCCGATCCGGCCTACCGGATCAAGACCCGCGTCTTCACCGAGCTCGCCTGGCACTCGCTGTTCATTCGCACGCTGCTGATCCGCCCCGAGGCGGTCGAGCTATCGAGCTTCACGCCGGAGCTCACCATCATCGACATGCCGAGCTTCCGCGCCGATCCCAAACGCCACGGCTGCAAGTCGGAGAACGTCGTCGCGATCGATTTCGCCCGCAAGATCGTCCTGATCGGCGGGTCTTATTATGCCGGCGAGATGAAGAAGTCGGTCTTCACCACGCTCAACTATTACCTGCCCGAGCGCGGCGTGATGCCGATGCATTGCTCGGCCAATGTCGGCGCCAAGGGTGATACCGCGATCTTCTTCGGGCTATCCGGCACCGGCAAGACCACGCTGTCGGCCGATCCCAACCGCACGCTGATCGGTGACGATGAGCACGGCTGGGGCCCGAACGGCGTCTTCAACTTCGAAGGCGGCTGCTACGCCAAGTGCATCAAGCTGTCGCAGGAAGCCGAGCCCGAGATCTACGCGGCCTCGACGCGCTTCGGCGCCGTGCTCGAGAACTGCGTGCTCGACGAAGACACCCGCGTGGTGGATTTCGACGACGGCTCCAAGACCGAGAACACGCGCTCTGCGTACCCGCTCGACTTCATCCCGAACGCTTCCCGCACTGGCCGCGCCCCGCAGCCGAAGAACGTCGTGATGCTCGCGGCTGACGCCTTCGGCGTCTTGCCGCCGATCGCAAAGCTCTCGCCGGCGCAGGCGATGTATCACTTCCTGTCCGGCTACACGGCCAAGGTCGCGGGCACCGAGCGCGGTCTCGGCAACGAGCCGCAGCCGGAATTCTCGACCTGCTTCGGCTCGCCCTTCCTGCCGCTCGACCCGTCCGTCTACGGCAACATGTTGCGCGACCTCATCGCCCAGCACAATGTCGATTGCTGGCTGGTCAACACCGGCTGGACCGGCGGCAAGTACGGCACGGGTTCGCGCATGCCGATCAAGGTGACGCGCGCGCTGCTCACCGCCGCGCTCGACGGCTCGCTTCGCAACGTCGAATTCCGCACCGACAAGTATTTCGGCTTCGCGGTCCCGACCGCGCTGCCGGGCGTGCCGAGCGAAATCCTCAATCCGGTCAACACCTGGAAGGACAAGGACGAGTTCGACAAGACCGCCCGCGCGCTGGTCGGCATGTTCCAGAAGAACTTCGCCAAGTTCGAAGCCCAGGTCGACGCCGAGGTGCGCGCCGCCGCGCCGGACGTGAAGCTGGCGGCGGAGTAA